One bacterium genomic region harbors:
- a CDS encoding beta-galactosidase, producing the protein MKRLALLALVCVGAWGPALSQTLVAGRCAQAPALDGQPADACWQEAMVATDFSVLGSGGTERAFRQTTARAVWDDQALYLHVICLEPDPASVTAEVKNRDGEVWMEDAVEVFLQPDLARTDFLHFVINARGVRYEERNTDPAFDPDVQVRAVALPQAWQVEMALPWQQLGVAAPREDAAWGFNVGREHRPQRPQEWSTWAPLAKGEAKFHRPNLFGRLQFAAQPRPGRVSGYQATDGLVVNPDFSRVKDGKPEGWGLAASSRCAEVSPASGHWGVRNDGDYGVASQPLNLPVKAGDAFTIYAVMRGSPDTLAGVAAVQEMEDGSPDDLYPFWKLEVTGDYRLYSGRIIVDKGARRLKSFNLYRANRQGWIEYAYVQMVPGIRGASGIADATRCTRQEHRGIGEPAATPALPAFEPLPGGPLRALIFIGEFQRDVVELAQRLDLNYDLVYCPTYRPSGKVDSVVAYDPETVLRRLASGDYDLIILAGNPSASEVVDGLLSAAGRGVGVLCVDPVGGGGPVDAGQYKRLRAALKATALPGERWAEVLGALDPAALAVTTDGPPALKAVAASEVGKARVACLTWADPVSGLIPFTPGWGEYWEYRWAALCRAALWVARRPSPGHLEALEVGQNVTAQVTGPPGQPLTVEVRWDARFGGLGSLQRTVTPGVAGPATVTFTAPAAAARTRGPVVAQVLLRDRAGHALDFAARPLLATTPPVTIQSVTAPAEVAPGAVCDVQATCAIAEGARPTLRAELVDAFGRVLSRAETRPSAAGTQQVKLALRVASPLSVYHRAVVSAWEGEVLVDRAGAEVLVPQAADDLDDFALATGFAASQIRCPEHLRDELAAFLRAQGVRSCTISEYLVQRGFSAFGGVLHSGMRNTGKAPVRVRCFSDPAELAGLAERTTAAVAAKRRWGFIGYNMDDETHLSQQGNEEFCACDFCRQGFQDWARSCYGDIAQANREWGTQYASFDEITVPLLHDLRGQTNPARWVDFRLHMDRVWARAYATAHEAVRARFPDVRLSFTNPYAYNSLSGTDFSLWTPHEELLLRYFYRQVVDRNKSWSHAPMISWFGYESTAPECRQFLWWFALNGGVSPIWWDPLEPWGYTGKDGFTPWQMLDPLWRPTGRSVAVTEAARDLQGGIGKVLRLAQPAAAEALVIHSQASLHSLYAEAALPVGRPVNTGYQRYASADDALAAALKRAGLCYRYALPEQLTRERLRGVSLVVLPCCVALSDEAVAALRQFVAGGGRLLADLMPATQTAHGCPRAASPLAEVFAGPRAVCLGSAATATQAEAIDTALAKLGVQAALSWRLARGGLPAQTEAYRFTLGAAEYVGLVRAATGEAAREGDVVLRLPERRFVYDARAGRLLGQLEELKIAVPPADARFLALLPYRVEGLGLQCRLQGRQLQVTAAVRCAGRPTDHVLHLELTAPGQQAPVFAYTRNVAAPGGRVTTTIPLALNDPSGAWQVTVRDVASGVKAAGTFRVP; encoded by the coding sequence GTGAAGCGACTCGCGTTGCTTGCGCTTGTGTGCGTCGGGGCCTGGGGCCCCGCGCTCAGCCAGACTCTGGTGGCGGGGCGGTGCGCGCAAGCCCCGGCCCTCGACGGCCAGCCGGCGGATGCCTGCTGGCAGGAGGCCATGGTCGCCACGGACTTCTCGGTGCTGGGCAGCGGCGGGACGGAGCGCGCTTTCCGCCAGACCACCGCCCGCGCCGTCTGGGACGACCAGGCGCTGTACCTGCACGTGATCTGCCTGGAGCCCGATCCGGCATCCGTCACGGCCGAGGTCAAGAACCGCGATGGCGAGGTCTGGATGGAAGACGCCGTCGAGGTGTTCCTGCAGCCTGACCTCGCGCGGACGGACTTCCTGCACTTTGTCATCAACGCCCGCGGCGTCCGCTACGAGGAGCGCAACACCGACCCCGCGTTCGACCCCGACGTCCAGGTCCGAGCCGTGGCTCTGCCGCAGGCGTGGCAGGTGGAAATGGCCCTGCCCTGGCAGCAGCTGGGGGTCGCGGCGCCGCGTGAGGACGCTGCCTGGGGCTTCAACGTCGGGCGCGAGCATCGGCCGCAGCGACCCCAGGAATGGAGCACCTGGGCGCCTTTGGCCAAGGGCGAGGCCAAGTTCCATCGCCCCAACCTGTTCGGGCGGCTGCAGTTCGCCGCCCAGCCCCGGCCTGGTCGCGTCTCGGGCTATCAGGCCACCGACGGCCTGGTCGTCAACCCGGACTTCAGCCGCGTCAAGGACGGGAAGCCGGAGGGCTGGGGCCTTGCCGCGTCGTCCCGGTGCGCTGAAGTCTCCCCGGCCTCGGGCCACTGGGGGGTGCGCAACGACGGGGACTATGGCGTCGCCAGCCAGCCCCTCAACCTGCCCGTGAAGGCCGGGGACGCCTTCACGATCTATGCCGTCATGCGCGGCTCCCCGGACACGCTGGCGGGGGTCGCCGCCGTGCAGGAGATGGAGGACGGCAGCCCCGACGATCTGTACCCCTTCTGGAAGCTGGAAGTGACCGGCGACTACCGGCTCTACAGCGGCCGCATCATCGTGGACAAGGGGGCCCGGCGCCTCAAGTCCTTCAACCTGTACCGGGCCAACCGGCAGGGCTGGATCGAGTATGCTTACGTGCAGATGGTCCCCGGGATCCGCGGCGCCAGCGGCATTGCCGATGCCACCCGCTGTACCCGCCAGGAGCACCGGGGGATCGGCGAGCCCGCCGCGACCCCGGCGCTGCCGGCCTTCGAGCCCCTCCCCGGCGGCCCGCTGCGGGCCCTGATCTTCATCGGCGAGTTCCAGCGCGATGTGGTGGAGCTGGCCCAACGCCTCGATCTGAACTATGACCTCGTCTACTGCCCGACCTACCGGCCCTCCGGCAAGGTAGACTCGGTGGTCGCCTACGACCCGGAGACCGTCCTGCGACGGCTGGCGTCAGGCGACTATGATCTCATCATCCTCGCCGGGAACCCCTCCGCCTCGGAAGTGGTAGACGGCCTGCTGTCGGCGGCCGGGCGCGGGGTGGGGGTGCTGTGCGTGGATCCCGTCGGGGGCGGCGGTCCGGTGGACGCTGGCCAGTACAAGCGCCTGCGTGCGGCCCTGAAGGCCACCGCGCTCCCGGGGGAGCGGTGGGCCGAGGTGCTGGGGGCGCTCGACCCCGCGGCTCTGGCAGTCACCACGGACGGCCCCCCGGCGCTCAAGGCCGTGGCCGCGAGTGAGGTCGGCAAGGCACGGGTGGCCTGCCTGACCTGGGCCGATCCCGTGAGCGGTCTGATCCCCTTCACGCCCGGGTGGGGCGAGTACTGGGAGTACCGCTGGGCGGCCCTGTGCCGGGCGGCCCTGTGGGTGGCGCGACGGCCCAGCCCCGGGCACCTCGAGGCCCTGGAAGTCGGCCAGAACGTGACCGCACAGGTCACCGGCCCTCCCGGCCAGCCCCTGACGGTCGAGGTGCGCTGGGACGCGCGGTTTGGGGGCCTGGGTTCGCTGCAGCGCACCGTGACGCCCGGTGTGGCCGGGCCGGCGACGGTCACCTTCACCGCCCCGGCCGCGGCGGCCAGGACGCGCGGGCCGGTGGTCGCGCAGGTGCTGCTGCGCGACAGAGCCGGGCATGCCCTCGACTTTGCGGCCCGGCCGCTGCTGGCCACGACGCCGCCGGTGACGATCCAGAGCGTGACCGCCCCGGCCGAGGTGGCCCCCGGGGCCGTGTGCGACGTGCAGGCCACCTGCGCCATCGCCGAGGGCGCCAGGCCGACCCTCCGGGCAGAACTGGTGGACGCCTTCGGGCGCGTGCTGTCCCGGGCTGAGACAAGGCCCTCGGCCGCCGGCACCCAGCAGGTCAAGCTGGCGCTGCGCGTGGCGAGCCCGCTGTCGGTGTACCATCGGGCCGTCGTGTCGGCATGGGAGGGCGAGGTGCTGGTGGACCGGGCCGGCGCCGAGGTGCTGGTGCCACAGGCGGCGGACGATCTGGACGACTTCGCGCTGGCCACCGGGTTCGCCGCCTCGCAGATCCGGTGCCCGGAGCACCTGCGTGATGAGCTGGCGGCATTCCTGCGCGCGCAGGGCGTACGCTCGTGCACGATCAGCGAGTACCTTGTGCAGCGCGGGTTCTCGGCCTTCGGCGGGGTGCTGCACTCGGGGATGCGCAACACCGGCAAGGCCCCGGTGCGCGTGCGCTGCTTCAGCGATCCGGCGGAGCTGGCGGGGCTGGCGGAGCGCACGACCGCCGCCGTGGCCGCCAAGCGCCGCTGGGGCTTCATCGGCTACAACATGGATGACGAGACGCACCTGTCGCAGCAGGGCAACGAGGAGTTCTGCGCCTGTGACTTCTGCCGCCAGGGCTTTCAGGACTGGGCCCGAAGCTGCTATGGCGACATCGCGCAGGCCAACCGCGAGTGGGGGACACAGTACGCGAGCTTCGACGAGATCACCGTGCCGCTGCTTCACGACCTGAGGGGGCAGACGAACCCGGCCCGCTGGGTGGACTTCCGCCTGCACATGGACCGCGTGTGGGCCCGGGCGTACGCCACCGCCCACGAGGCGGTCCGGGCCCGGTTCCCCGACGTGCGGCTGAGCTTCACCAACCCCTACGCCTACAACTCCCTGTCCGGCACCGACTTCTCGCTGTGGACGCCGCACGAGGAGTTGCTGCTGCGCTACTTCTACCGGCAGGTCGTGGACCGGAACAAGTCGTGGTCGCACGCGCCGATGATCTCGTGGTTCGGCTACGAATCTACGGCGCCGGAGTGCCGGCAGTTCCTGTGGTGGTTTGCGCTCAACGGCGGCGTCAGCCCGATCTGGTGGGACCCGCTGGAGCCCTGGGGCTACACCGGCAAGGACGGCTTCACGCCCTGGCAGATGCTCGATCCGCTGTGGCGGCCCACGGGGCGCAGCGTGGCCGTCACCGAGGCGGCCCGCGACCTGCAGGGAGGGATCGGCAAGGTGCTGCGCCTGGCGCAGCCGGCCGCGGCCGAGGCGCTCGTGATCCATTCCCAGGCCAGCCTGCACAGCCTGTACGCCGAGGCCGCGCTGCCGGTGGGGCGGCCGGTGAACACGGGCTACCAGCGGTATGCATCAGCCGATGATGCGCTGGCCGCGGCGCTCAAGCGGGCGGGCCTGTGCTATCGCTACGCGCTCCCCGAGCAACTGACCCGGGAGCGGCTACGGGGTGTGTCGCTGGTTGTTCTGCCGTGCTGCGTGGCGCTGAGCGACGAGGCGGTGGCGGCGCTGCGGCAGTTCGTCGCCGGCGGCGGGCGGTTGCTGGCGGACCTGATGCCCGCCACGCAGACGGCCCATGGCTGCCCGCGGGCGGCGTCGCCGCTGGCGGAGGTGTTCGCCGGGCCGCGGGCGGTGTGCCTGGGGAGTGCAGCGACGGCGACACAGGCCGAGGCGATTGACACCGCACTGGCGAAACTCGGCGTGCAGGCGGCGCTCTCCTGGCGGCTGGCCAGGGGCGGGTTGCCGGCGCAGACGGAGGCCTACCGGTTCACGCTGGGGGCGGCGGAATATGTGGGGCTGGTGCGCGCGGCGACGGGGGAAGCGGCCCGGGAGGGCGATGTAGTCCTGCGGCTGCCCGAGCGCCGGTTCGTGTACGACGCCCGGGCCGGGCGACTGCTGGGGCAGCTTGAGGAGCTGAAGATCGCAGTTCCGCCGGCGGATGCGCGCTTCCTGGCGTTGCTGCCGTACCGCGTGGAGGGGCTGGGCCTGCAGTGCCGCTTGCAGGGGAGACAGTTGCAGGTCACCGCGGCGGTCCGGTGCGCCGGCCGTCCGACGGACCATGTGCTGCACCTGGAGCTGACCGCGCCGGGGCAGCAGGCCCCGGTCTTCGCCTACACGCGCAATGTGGCGGCCCCGGGCGGGCGTGTGACCACGACCATCCCGTTGGCGCTGAATGACCCGTCAGGGGCGTGGCAGGTCACGGTGCGCGACGTGGCCAGCGGCGTGAAGGCGGCGGGGACGTTCCGCGTGCCCTGA
- a CDS encoding Gfo/Idh/MocA family oxidoreductase has product MARRSRKTIRVGVYGIGRGRSFAEQAAAMEGVELAAICEQREQALQDFLRAHPGVTGYADYSQMLEHDLDAVVLANYCTEHAPAAVQALQAGLHVQSECIAVKTMGEAVELVRAVEASGRIYMFAENCAYMNFAQEMAYLYQKGEIGEFRYGEGEYVHPVSADTKISLSPTFDHWRNWMPATYYCTHSMSPIMYVTRLRPVKVNGFVVPWDAMTPACSDTYKRNDLAAVIMVQMENGAYAKLLLGALEKHLLWYRIYGHKGCLENSRTDYTQLLIHKESWNKQPGEPADMTYRPEFRQHHDLAARTGHGGADFFMLHEFVQAIRTGVPPYFDVYRGLQMSCLGILAYRSALNNNVALDVPSFDNAVELAPYEGDNWSADPADAGPGQPLPSILGDINKPKQLREKIAKRARELRPDWNV; this is encoded by the coding sequence ATGGCCAGGCGCAGCCGCAAGACCATCCGCGTGGGCGTCTATGGCATCGGACGCGGTCGTTCCTTCGCCGAACAGGCCGCCGCCATGGAGGGCGTCGAGCTGGCGGCCATCTGCGAGCAGCGGGAGCAGGCCCTGCAGGACTTCCTGCGCGCCCATCCCGGCGTCACGGGCTACGCCGACTACAGCCAGATGCTGGAGCACGACCTGGACGCAGTGGTGCTGGCCAACTACTGCACCGAGCACGCCCCCGCCGCCGTCCAGGCGCTGCAGGCGGGGCTGCACGTGCAGAGCGAGTGCATCGCCGTCAAGACCATGGGCGAGGCCGTCGAGCTGGTGCGGGCCGTCGAGGCCAGCGGCAGGATCTACATGTTCGCCGAGAACTGTGCGTACATGAACTTCGCCCAGGAGATGGCCTACCTGTACCAGAAGGGCGAGATTGGCGAGTTCCGCTATGGCGAGGGCGAGTACGTCCACCCCGTCTCGGCTGACACCAAGATCAGCCTCTCGCCCACCTTCGACCACTGGCGCAACTGGATGCCCGCGACGTACTACTGCACCCACAGCATGAGCCCGATCATGTACGTCACCCGCCTGCGCCCGGTGAAGGTGAATGGCTTTGTGGTGCCGTGGGACGCCATGACCCCCGCGTGCAGCGACACCTACAAGCGCAACGACCTCGCGGCGGTGATCATGGTGCAGATGGAGAACGGGGCCTACGCCAAGCTCCTCCTGGGCGCCCTGGAGAAGCACCTGCTGTGGTACCGCATCTACGGCCACAAGGGCTGCCTGGAGAACTCGCGGACCGACTACACGCAACTGCTGATCCACAAGGAGTCCTGGAACAAGCAGCCGGGGGAGCCCGCCGACATGACGTACCGGCCGGAGTTCCGCCAGCACCACGACCTGGCGGCCCGCACCGGCCATGGCGGGGCGGACTTCTTCATGCTGCACGAGTTCGTCCAGGCCATCCGCACGGGGGTGCCGCCGTACTTCGATGTCTACCGCGGCCTGCAGATGAGCTGCCTGGGGATCCTGGCCTACAGGAGCGCCCTGAACAACAACGTGGCCCTGGACGTGCCGAGCTTCGACAACGCCGTCGAACTGGCGCCCTACGAGGGGGACAACTGGTCGGCCGATCCGGCGGATGCCGGGCCGGGCCAGCCGCTGCCGAGCATCCTGGGGGACATCAATAAGCCTAAGCAGCTCCGCGAGAAGATCGCCAAACGCGCCCGCGAGTTGCGCCCGGACTGGAACGTGTAG
- a CDS encoding ATP-binding cassette domain-containing protein, producing the protein MSDPPPPILACRDLGKAYPGLLALDGVSLEMAAGELWALVGENGAGKSTLVKIIAGQTAPSAGELRLSGRPVTTFSPRMARSLGVAIVPQHPDLFPSLTALENLFVGEWPRGVAGLISWPEMRRRATAILSEMGVSLDLDARAGDLTVAERQLLQIARALLADARLLILDEPTAPLGQEETERLFALIRRLHGRGVAMVYISHRLAEVFELAERVAVLRDGRLVATRPIGEVSREELVRLMVGEAAEGAAPAAAQHARQPEGAALLEVQGLSVPGKVADVSFTVGRGEIVGLAGVAGSGRNEVLRALGGVEPGTAARLLIGGQPLPICSPHDALQAGVSLVPADRHREALILPMNVRENITLGALRRCASRLGLIRRREEAERATELARAFTVKAAGVEQPVAALSGGNQQKVALAARLATEPRVLLLEEPTQGVDVRARAELHRQVRDLAARGVGIVLVSSDMPELLSLSDRLLVLHRGQLVGTLNAAQATQEQVLDLALGTAAEGVVGGVRAPSPSRRPPMRELGLAVLLALLVGVVSVLAPSFATRANLGDILTNNAYLLIAAVGMTMVILTGGIDISIGSMLAVCATVAGASASAGWPVGVVLAATLLAGLGLGAINTVLIVPARIPPIIATLATLTLVRHVLIEVTGGRWINLPVGFREVGLSAPLGIALPVWVAAGAVVAGWVGLRWTAAGRMIYAAGDNPESAAHVGISVRRVQVMVYVVMGLLMGLAAFVYAGRWSAIQTNAGQGLEMVVITAVVVGGTNVFGGSGTMLGTVLGVLLLGVIAGALTPLRLEPTWEKAFQGGLILLAVVADTLRRRGRGEG; encoded by the coding sequence TTGTCTGACCCTCCGCCCCCCATCCTGGCATGTCGCGACCTGGGCAAGGCCTATCCGGGGCTGCTGGCTCTGGACGGCGTCAGCCTGGAGATGGCGGCGGGTGAGTTGTGGGCGCTGGTGGGGGAGAACGGCGCCGGCAAGAGCACCCTGGTCAAGATCATTGCGGGGCAGACGGCGCCCAGCGCGGGGGAGCTGCGCCTGAGCGGGCGGCCGGTCACGACGTTCAGCCCTCGCATGGCCCGCTCCCTGGGCGTGGCCATCGTCCCCCAGCACCCCGACCTGTTTCCCTCCCTGACTGCCCTGGAGAACCTGTTCGTCGGCGAATGGCCGCGCGGCGTCGCGGGCCTGATCTCGTGGCCCGAGATGCGCCGCCGGGCCACCGCCATCCTGTCCGAGATGGGCGTATCGCTGGACCTGGACGCCCGCGCGGGCGACCTGACCGTGGCCGAGCGGCAGTTGCTGCAGATCGCCCGGGCCCTGCTGGCTGACGCCCGTTTGCTGATCCTGGACGAGCCGACCGCGCCGCTGGGGCAGGAGGAGACCGAGCGGCTGTTCGCGCTCATACGACGGCTCCATGGGCGCGGGGTGGCGATGGTCTACATCAGCCATCGCCTGGCCGAGGTGTTCGAGCTGGCCGAGCGCGTGGCGGTGCTGCGGGATGGCCGTCTCGTAGCCACGCGCCCCATCGGCGAGGTCAGCCGCGAGGAGCTCGTGCGGCTGATGGTGGGGGAGGCGGCGGAGGGCGCAGCCCCGGCGGCAGCACAGCATGCGAGGCAGCCGGAGGGCGCGGCATTGCTGGAAGTGCAGGGCCTCAGCGTGCCGGGCAAGGTGGCCGACGTGAGCTTCACCGTGGGGCGCGGGGAGATTGTGGGCCTGGCCGGAGTGGCCGGGTCGGGGCGCAATGAGGTGTTGCGGGCCCTGGGGGGCGTGGAGCCCGGCACGGCGGCACGGCTGCTGATCGGGGGGCAGCCGCTGCCGATCTGCAGTCCCCACGACGCCCTGCAGGCCGGGGTGTCCCTGGTACCCGCCGACCGGCACCGCGAGGCCCTGATCCTGCCCATGAACGTGCGCGAGAACATCACGCTGGGGGCGCTGCGACGCTGCGCCTCGCGGCTTGGGCTGATCCGTCGCCGGGAGGAAGCCGAGCGCGCCACGGAGCTGGCGCGGGCCTTCACGGTGAAGGCGGCCGGGGTGGAGCAACCCGTGGCGGCCCTGTCAGGCGGCAACCAGCAGAAGGTGGCGCTGGCCGCGCGGCTCGCCACGGAGCCGCGCGTGCTGCTGCTCGAGGAGCCGACACAGGGCGTGGATGTCCGGGCCCGGGCGGAACTGCACCGGCAGGTTCGCGATCTGGCCGCCCGGGGCGTGGGGATTGTCCTGGTGTCCTCGGACATGCCGGAGTTGCTGTCGCTGAGCGACCGGCTGCTGGTGCTGCACCGGGGACAGCTGGTGGGGACGCTGAATGCCGCGCAGGCCACGCAGGAGCAGGTGCTGGACCTGGCACTGGGCACTGCCGCGGAGGGGGTGGTGGGCGGGGTGCGAGCGCCGTCGCCGTCGCGCCGTCCACCCATGCGCGAGCTAGGCCTGGCGGTGCTGTTGGCGTTGCTGGTGGGCGTGGTCTCGGTTCTGGCGCCCAGCTTTGCCACCCGGGCGAACCTGGGCGACATCCTGACCAACAACGCCTACCTGCTGATTGCCGCGGTCGGCATGACGATGGTCATTCTCACCGGCGGCATTGACATCTCCATCGGCTCGATGCTGGCCGTGTGCGCCACGGTGGCGGGGGCCAGCGCCTCGGCCGGCTGGCCGGTCGGGGTGGTGCTGGCGGCGACACTGCTGGCCGGGCTGGGGCTGGGGGCGATCAACACCGTCCTCATCGTCCCGGCCCGCATCCCCCCGATCATCGCCACGCTGGCGACGCTAACGCTCGTGCGGCACGTGCTGATCGAAGTGACGGGCGGGCGGTGGATCAACCTGCCGGTGGGCTTCCGGGAGGTCGGCCTGAGCGCCCCGCTGGGGATCGCGCTTCCGGTCTGGGTCGCGGCGGGCGCGGTGGTGGCGGGCTGGGTCGGGCTGCGCTGGACGGCGGCGGGGCGGATGATCTACGCCGCCGGCGACAACCCCGAGAGCGCCGCCCACGTGGGCATCTCCGTGCGGCGGGTGCAGGTGATGGTGTATGTGGTGATGGGGCTGCTGATGGGCCTGGCGGCGTTCGTGTATGCCGGGCGCTGGAGCGCCATCCAGACGAATGCGGGGCAGGGGCTGGAGATGGTGGTCATCACGGCGGTCGTCGTGGGCGGGACCAACGTCTTCGGGGGCAGCGGAACGATGCTGGGCACGGTGCTCGGGGTGCTGTTGCTGGGGGTCATCGCCGGGGCCCTGACGCCCCTGCGGCTGGAGCCCACCTGGGAGAAGGCCTTCCAGGGCGGGCTGATACTGCTGGCGGTCGTGGCGGACACACTGCGCCGCCGGGGCCGGGGGGAGGGCTGA